A genome region from Bradyrhizobium sp. WSM1417 includes the following:
- a CDS encoding YdcF family protein has protein sequence MSAMDRSTRRPSADEIAEINRTHLTDTPLRPADLLFIFGTREDVGLRADTAARLWREGLFRWSIVSGGLTAGSEQSECTIIKAAMVATGIPADRILEEHRAQNTGENVILSLPIIDAALGLHNVRSVICLGNTWTARRYPMTLHRHWPEVEKMLLTVDSFVTPRTLWHTDPEFRRRMLHEWDKIEPYKARGFIAEWPEA, from the coding sequence ATGTCAGCCATGGATCGCAGCACGCGGAGGCCTTCGGCAGATGAGATCGCCGAGATCAACCGTACGCATCTGACCGACACGCCGCTGCGGCCGGCCGACCTGCTGTTCATATTCGGCACCCGCGAGGACGTCGGCTTGCGCGCCGATACTGCGGCGCGGCTGTGGCGCGAGGGCTTGTTCCGCTGGTCGATTGTCAGCGGCGGTCTGACGGCGGGCTCGGAGCAATCCGAGTGCACGATCATCAAGGCGGCGATGGTCGCGACGGGTATTCCGGCTGATCGAATTCTCGAGGAACATCGTGCCCAAAACACCGGCGAGAACGTGATCCTCTCGCTGCCGATCATTGACGCCGCGCTCGGGCTGCACAATGTCCGCAGCGTGATTTGCCTCGGCAACACCTGGACCGCGCGGCGTTATCCGATGACGCTGCACCGGCATTGGCCGGAGGTCGAGAAAATGCTGCTCACGGTCGACAGCTTTGTGACGCCGCGGACGCTCTGGCACACCGATCCCGAATTTCGCCGCCGCATGCTGCACGAATGGGACAAGATCGAGCCTTACAAGGCGAGGGGCTTCATCGCGGAATGGCCGGAGGCCTGA